DNA from Geobacter sulfurreducens PCA:
CGTTGCCTGACCTCGTCGGCAACGGAGCGGTTACCGTTGGTGTCGGTGGTGCCGGCCGAGATGAGAAGCGCCGCCGCACCGGTGACATGGGGTGCGGCCTGCGATGTGCCGAAGTTGATGCGGTAGCCGCCGCCGATCGCCGTGGAATAGATATTGTGCCCCGGTGCGGCCAATTCGACCTGGGGACCGTAACTGGAAAACGTTCCAAGCGTGTCGTCCTGGTAGGTGGCGGAAACCGCCACGACCGAATCGAAAGCGGCGGGATAGAGTACGGCCCCCGGCGAGAAATTGCCGGCCGAAGCCACCAGCACGATTCCCGATCGATAGGCCAGATCGCAGACATCCTTGAGCGCCTGGGAGAACTCCATGCTGCCGAAGCTCATGTTGACGACCTGCATCCGGTTCTCGATGGCCCACTCGATGCCGGCGATAATGTCGCTCAACTCTCCGCCGAGGCCGCCGTTAAGCACCTTGACCGCATAGAGCTCCGCTGCGGGCGCGACGCCGACCACACCGGTACCGTTGTTGCGGGCGGCGATGATCCCGGCCACGTGGGTGCCATGGCTGAGGGAGTATGCGTCGTCCATGGGATCGTTGTTGTCTGCTACAAAGTTGTACCCCCCCTTGTAGTTGTCCTTCAAATCGGGATGCGTGTAATCAATGCCCGTATCGAGCACTGCCACCCGGACCCCCGCGCCGGTGATGCCGGCCGCCGCAACCTGGTCGGCACCGATGTGCTGCGCGCCCCACGCTGCGGCATACTCCTCCGGCGAAGCCGCGGCCGGTTCAATGGACGAAAGCACGAAGTCCGTCTCCACGTAGGCAACGTCGGGATCTTTCTTCAGGCGCTCGATCTCTTCTTCGGACAGGGTTGCCGATATGGCGTTTACCGCAGAGTGCGTCCTCTTGACGCGACCGCCGTGCCGATAGACCTTCTCTTTGTGGCGAACGTCCCTTTTTTCCACCGTGGAGCGAAATCCTACAATGACCTTCCTGTCGGCGGCAAAAGCGTCACCCAGAGGAGGCAGCAGGATAAAAAGAGCCGTAACGGCGAGCAGATACCTCATGGTGCACGTATCCCTTCACGTTCGACGATGGTGAATCACATCGCGAATGCATGTAAATGATGTCTGGGGAGGAGATGGAGGGCAGGGGAACGAATCCCCTGCCCCGTTGGTCGGAAAGGTATTACCGTTTGACTTTCTTCGGAGCCGCCAGGATTTTGCCGGAGAGCGGACCGTTGATGGTTTTTACGGTCACGTAGCCGTTGGTTGCAAAGTCCGGGCTGGTGGCAACCACCTTGGTGTCGCTCCAGGAAATGACGTTTGCCTGGGTGGTTCCGGCGTACACACCGATACCGGCGTCGTACTCGGAGCTCGGTGCCGGTCCGAAACCGGTGCCGGTAATGGTAAGGGTCTTGCCAGTCGCAAGGGTGGCGGAGGCAATGATCCGCGCCGGCGCGACGGTCAGCTTGGCAAGGTTGCTGACCTTGTTGGCCTTGGTGATGCGGAGCTCGTAGACGCCTTCAACGAGGGCGGGTACGGACACCTTGATCTCGCTTTCGGTGACCGAGAAGGGAGTGAGTGTCAGGCTCGTGCTGCCGCTGACGAGCGCAACAGTGGGCTGATAGGTGGTCACGCCGTCGGGTCCGACGTTGACGAAGCTGGAGCCGACGATGGTCAGGACGGCTTCCTTGCCCGCGGTGACCGTGTAGCTGCTCTGGCCGTTGATGGCGGGCACGGTGGCATTGGTGTAGGGCGAGGAATTACCGAACCAGGACCAGTGGCAGCCCTGGCAGTCCCAGTTGTTGCCGATGTGGCCCCAGCCCAGATCCTCCAGCCCCGGCTTGACCGTGCCGAGGTTGGCGGCATTGGGGCTGTCCTTCTGGATATTGTGGAGCGAGTTCACGCCGTGGCAGACCTCGCACTGGCGGATCGGTACATTGGAGGACGTATTGTGGCAGAGGTTGCAGTCGGTGATGCCGGTGCCGTGGTGAGTATCCTGGTTGCTGAAGATCGGGCGGACCGTATTGGTCTTCGGATCGATGGCGTTGGGTGCGGCCTGGTGGCATGCTTCGCAGCCCTGAACGATAACAACATTGCCATC
Protein-coding regions in this window:
- a CDS encoding S8 family peptidase; its protein translation is MRYLLAVTALFILLPPLGDAFAADRKVIVGFRSTVEKRDVRHKEKVYRHGGRVKRTHSAVNAISATLSEEEIERLKKDPDVAYVETDFVLSSIEPAAASPEEYAAAWGAQHIGADQVAAAGITGAGVRVAVLDTGIDYTHPDLKDNYKGGYNFVADNNDPMDDAYSLSHGTHVAGIIAARNNGTGVVGVAPAAELYAVKVLNGGLGGELSDIIAGIEWAIENRMQVVNMSFGSMEFSQALKDVCDLAYRSGIVLVASAGNFSPGAVLYPAAFDSVVAVSATYQDDTLGTFSSYGPQVELAAPGHNIYSTAIGGGYRINFGTSQAAPHVTGAAALLISAGTTDTNGNRSVADEVRQRLAAAARDLGEMGRDIYYGYGLVDVAKAVLSPPNIETVVTTPRGKRCASAAALDLANSTYRLDITGATLQALEVRVGSADGPLVSFIRFRRGTEGAVSFSYTASGTVRLVLIPHGKPGTSARVTAVPEQL
- a CDS encoding IPT/TIG domain-containing protein → MKKKVLIGASLAAVVLTGAAMVGAAVPPPPVNQFLGIYDTKFPNLTKADCLECHVSDTVLVQQHHALINTVTPPASCINTSGTVPPTLATGCHVMVPDGSGGFTFQDFRNCFNCHTQTPHHTSPAAVAKDCKYCHGNFIDNPLDGHYIPTYSASSVTPMPSGRSVTATDGNVVIVQGCEACHQAAPNAIDPKTNTVRPIFSNQDTHHGTGITDCNLCHNTSSNVPIRQCEVCHGVNSLHNIQKDSPNAANLGTVKPGLEDLGWGHIGNNWDCQGCHWSWFGNSSPYTNATVPAINGQSSYTVTAGKEAVLTIVGSSFVNVGPDGVTTYQPTVALVSGSTSLTLTPFSVTESEIKVSVPALVEGVYELRITKANKVSNLAKLTVAPARIIASATLATGKTLTITGTGFGPAPSSEYDAGIGVYAGTTQANVISWSDTKVVATSPDFATNGYVTVKTINGPLSGKILAAPKKVKR